The segment CATGAAGTTCCCTTTGCTGGAATGGCTGTCTTAGCTGCTTTGACCTAACTCTTACCtttcaagactcagctcaagAACCACTTCCGCCAGAATGCTTTCCCCAACCACTCCCCCATATCATCTCAATGCCCACCCCTCACACAGAGACTCTTTATCACTTACCATACTCAAATTAACATTTACCATATACAAATTAATCACTTACCGTATTCAAATTAATCACTTACCATATTCAAATTACATTGAAATGAACCATTTCTGTTGCCGGtgtcaatttttagttgcagggggcacagcccactatcccatgccagaattgaaccagcaaccttgttgagagctcccgctctaaccaactgagtcatctggccgccCCTACACTATAGCTTTTAAAACCATAAGTTATATCTTATTAATCCCAGTGCTTCACCCAGGGCCTAGAAAATCAAATGTACCCAAGTATTTATTTAACTGAAAACCAATAGAAAAGTCAAgtaaaaatgtacagttcaataaAGTCTTGCTTAAAATAGAGGAAAGCACAGGTCCACAACTCTTTAGTTGCAATTCCAAAATCCCTGAAGCTCTCAAACAGAACGTTTTTTCATAAAACTCACTTGGTGGCAAATTTGACCTGATCTGAAGTTATTTATGGGGTTCATTTACCTCACTTTGAGTAAATATTCAGGTCTTGTTGAGGAATATTATAGTTTCTGGTAATGGATTGGAGGAGTGGTTAACAGGAAGGGCTCCTTCAGGTGATTTCTGCCCCTGCGGTCCCAGAGGAAGTACTCACATCCTGAGCAGTGACCCGCAGCGTGTCCAGATGTCGGCCAGTGATGTAAACTGTGGCACCTGCTTGACAGAGCTGCAAGGCGATGCCGCGGCCAATACCCCTGGAAGCACCAGTCACCACACACACTTGGCCTTTCATGGGAGCTGCCATGGCTCACAAGCAAAGGGGTAAAGTCTGCGGAAGCAAAGACTTGTTCCGAGGGAAGCCTGCAGACTGTGTATGTGAAGGGGACAATTATAGTGGTAGGAACGGGCGCCATGGTTGGGATCCTTTGAGGGGAGAAAAGTTTCAGAGAGGGACAACTGTGTACAGGCCGCAGGGCAAGGCAGCCTGTCCCTTTTGAGAGGCCCAGGAGTGAAGACGGAGTGGGGCTGTCCAGGAAGGGGCACCTACCGGGTCTATCTGAgtggggctggctggctgggagATTCTGCAGCCGCAGTCCCTCGCGACGCGCCCACGTAGAGTCCTGTGCCGTCTGGAGCTCTGGCCCCTGCCCTGGCCCAGTTATACCGAGCTCGTTGGCACGGCTTCTGGGTCGGGGGTGAGCCGAGATCCCGTGACCCTGAGCCCTAAGTGTTAGGAGCTCGCTCCCTTACCTGTCACTTAAGCTGCCTCTGGAGTCCTCAACCCACTTCACTCGCAAAGTTCTTGGAATCGCGAACTTTGATTCCGACCGCAGGAGCGGGACGAGGTGACTACGACTTAAATATATATGAGCGGGGATGCAAGTCCGCGTTCTGGCCGGGTTGCAGCGGGCTGCGTAGAGGGAAAAGACCGAGACCACACCAGGTACTCCGGGGAGGTTCGGAGCGAGGCCAAGACTGGCACCTGGAGGCGGGGCGATCTGGGGACACACCCCCTCCCGCCCGGCTTGGGGCGGTCGCGGAGTTATGACGTGAGCGCTGCGTCCTGAGCACGCCGGGGAGACTAAGCTCTGTAGGGAGTCAGCCCGCACCTGGGTGGGTGCTGTCCCGCTGCGGCCGAGGAAGCCTTCGCGGGCGGAGAGGGCCCAAAGCACCCATGGGGCTGGGTCCGCGCTCCGCCCATAAGTCCCGGCGCGGGTTCCCAGCCGGTGGCAAACGGGGGCGCGGGGCCAAGGGGTCGGGGCGTCCTCCATCAGGACGCCAGCAACAATCCTGCCCGCCTCCCGACGGGCGCTCGGAGCCGTCTGTAGATCCGCATCCTCATCTGAGCCCCGAAGCGCTGGGGTATTTCCGTCGGGCTCTGTCGGCGCTGAAAGAGGCCCCGGAGACCGGAGAAGAACGAGGTAAGGAGCATCTTCGGGGTGGCACCAAGAGAGGGACTTGTTGGGCATAAAATCCGAGACAGGCAAGGAAATTTTGGTGGGTTCCCGGGGAGCATCGCCGTCCTCACTCCCAGCCCCTTGGTTAAATGATGGAACATAACCTTATCCTCGTCTTagtctctttaaaatatttatttaattatctttccAGAGCTGATGGTGCACAATGTTTTGAAGGAAGTGGAGGCTCAAGCCCTAGCCTTGGCCACAAACAGGACTGGCAGTGAGATGCTGCAGGAACTGTTGGGGTTCAGTCCTCTGAAACCTCTGTGTCGAGTGTGGGCTGCTCTGAGCTCCAACTTGCGCTTTGTGGCCTGTCATCGATGCGGGGTCCATGTAGTGCAAAGTGCTTTGCTGCAGCTGCCTCGATTGCTGGGGAGCCCtgcagagcaggaggaggaggaggaggaggaggaggaggaggaggaggaggaggaggggaaggatggTCCCTTGGAGACCCTGGAGGAGTTGGTCCTGGGACTAGCCTCTGAGGTGtgtgatgattttcttttctactgtGGAGACACACATGGCAGCTTCGTTGTCAGAACTCTGCTACAGGTGTTAGGAGGGACTCTTCTGGAGTCTGAGAGAGCCAGACACCGTGGCTCCCAGTCACCTGGTAAGTATTACAAGGGAAGGAAGTGGACCTAGAGGAAAGGAGAGTTTAGGAAGTTCAGAAGGAGAGAGTAAGCAGAAGACTAATTCTTATGGCCTTGAAGAATTAGCAGAGAAATTAGGACAGGGCTTTGCAGGCCAAAGATTGGTTTGCACAGAAGCCCACAGTGAGGACGCACAGGTGTGTTCAGGGGACAGCGACACATGACTCAGTGTACATTTGTATTCATACACATACTGGATTCAAGCAAAAGTTCAGGAAATAATACCCGCACTACATGCATCtcactctgatattttctttcctttttaattttattctgtccATTCCATTAAAAAGGTGCTGGTTGAGgcccactaaattgatttcatgatgCGCTCATAGTCAGggaccttcatttttaaaaactcggGGAAATAAGGTTAGAGAGTTTAGATGAGGCCTGATTTGGGAACACCTTGAATTCCTGGCTGAGGAATTTAGACTATTTCCTATGGATAATGGGAGAGCTGGTTGATGTtgcttagaaaaattaaaatagaaatgtaatcttaattcAGTCATCTAGCTGAGAAGAGATATTTAGTTGTATACTGCCTCTCTAAGTTGAGTCCTTATTCATCTGTGGAATTCTTCTCCCTCTTGGATGGTAGTTTGTGATCTCATTGCTGCACACTCTTGATCTTCCTTCAGAAGCACAAAGGGCCCCAACTCGGGAAAGTAAACCAACTGATTTCGAGGTTCCTGAATCCTTCTTGAAGCGTCTTCAGGATCTGAGCTCCTGCTTTCTGAAGGACATTGCTGGTAAGGAGGGAAATAGGAGAGTCTAAGATCTACTTTTCTAGAGGTGATTATCTTCAAATAAGGCCCTTATTTAGACcatcttatttctcttcttttcaaatCTGATCTGATTTGATGTTGCAAAGACTCTTTATAGACGCTTTGTGTCCATAATCCCTTGTACCATGTTACTTGAGGTTTGAGGTTGTATAGGCTGTCTGAATTTGGGGGAAGGtgcttttattatttctgctCTCTCCCCACAGTGTTTGTCACTGACAAGATTTCCAGCTTCTGCCTTCAAGTGGCCTTGCAGATCTTACACCGCAAACTGCCCCAGTTTTGTGCCCACCTCTGTAATGCTGTGATTGGCTACCTGAGTAACCGCAGTTCCTCAGCAGATGGCAGGTATGGTCAGGGCCTCAGGATTAACCAAGATTGATGGGGCTGTGTGAAATGAATGAGGAGATGTAGGTATTTTGGATGAAGTGGAGTTAAGACTACCTTCTCCTTGTCCCCAGCCCCCTACTGCTATTTCTGC is part of the Rhinolophus sinicus isolate RSC01 linkage group LG03, ASM3656204v1, whole genome shotgun sequence genome and harbors:
- the NOP9 gene encoding nucleolar protein 9, which codes for MGLGPRSAHKSRRGFPAGGKRGRGAKGSGRPPSGRQQQSCPPPDGRSEPSVDPHPHLSPEALGYFRRALSALKEAPETGEERELMVHNVLKEVEAQALALATNRTGSEMLQELLGFSPLKPLCRVWAALSSNLRFVACHRCGVHVVQSALLQLPRLLGSPAEQEEEEEEEEEEEEEEEGKDGPLETLEELVLGLASEVCDDFLFYCGDTHGSFVVRTLLQVLGGTLLESERARHRGSQSPEAQRAPTRESKPTDFEVPESFLKRLQDLSSCFLKDIAVFVTDKISSFCLQVALQILHRKLPQFCAHLCNAVIGYLSNRSSSADGSPLLLFLRDQTSSRLLEQMLLVLEPPRLQSLFEDHFQGQLQTLAAHPIANFPLQRLLDAISTPELLSPVFEELSPALEAVLAQGHPGVVIALVGACRRIGTHQAQVLQLLLEAFHCAEPSSRQVACVPLFATLMTYEVYYGLVEEEGTVPTEHQVEMATARALGEVSVLGSLLLQHLLHFSTPSLILRSLGALTGPQLLTLAQSPAGSHVLDAVLTSPSVTRKQRRRLLKTLKGQYVALACSRHGSRVLDAIWGGAALGARKEIAAELGERNQELIKDPFGHHVARNVALTTFLKRREAWEQQQGVVAKRRRVLNSILED